One part of the Candidatus Margulisiibacteriota bacterium genome encodes these proteins:
- the rpsK gene encoding 30S ribosomal protein S11, with protein MAEKEKTAAKAGKEKARKKTKRNIAKGVARIRSTFNNTIVAITDAQGNVVSWGSAGCAEFKGSKKGTPFAAQQASEIAASKAREQGIVEVEVEVNGPGSGRETAIRALQSSGLRVLSIKDVTPLPHNGCRPPKKRRV; from the coding sequence ATGGCGGAAAAAGAAAAAACAGCGGCCAAGGCCGGCAAAGAAAAAGCCAGGAAAAAAACCAAAAGAAATATAGCCAAAGGCGTGGCGCGGATTAGATCCACTTTCAATAACACTATCGTGGCGATCACCGATGCGCAGGGCAATGTGGTGTCGTGGGGGTCGGCGGGCTGCGCTGAATTCAAGGGCTCCAAAAAAGGCACGCCGTTTGCCGCGCAGCAGGCTTCGGAAATTGCCGCCAGCAAAGCGCGCGAGCAGGGCATTGTCGAGGTAGAAGTAGAGGTCAACGGCCCGGGTTCCGGCCGCGAGACCGCGATCCGCGCTTTGCAGTCTTCCGGGCTGCGCGTGCTGTCGATCAAAGATGTGACACCGCTGCCGCACAATGGCTGCCGGCCGCCAAAGAAAAGAAGAGTATAA